The DNA window CTCGCTCTCGATCCAGTGCCGCGAGATCTCGCGCGCGTTCGCTACCGGTCACGAGAGCCAGCGTAGGACCGCCGACGGGCCGGTGGTCCGCCACGGCGAAGCGGGTGGCGCCCGGACCCGGTCAACGGCCGCGAAACCCACCGCCGCCCGACGGGTGTCCGGCGGCCGCGGGGCCAGGGCTTAGGGTGTGGTCTATGTCGTCGGAGGGAGCTGCCCCACGCAGCGCCCCGGCGCGGCCACGATTCTGGTGGGTGCGCTGGACGTTGCTCGGCATCATCGTCGCCGTGCTCGCCGTCGAGGTGTACCTCATCTGGCCGCGGCTGGAAGAGACCTGGTGGCGGATCGACGAGCTGAAGTGGCAGTGGATCATCGCCTGCATCGTCGCGGCGCTGCTGTCGATGGACAGCTTCGCCCAGGTGCAGCGCGCATTGCTGCGTTCGGCGGGGGTCAAGGTCCGGCAGTGGCAGTCGCTGTCGCTGATCCTGGCCGCCAACTCGGTCAGCCAGACGATGCCCGGCGGTCAGGTGCTGGCGCCGGCCTTCACCTACCGCGAGACCCGCAAGTGGGGCGCCACCCCGGTCGTGGCGTCGTGGCAGGTGGTGATGTCGGGGCTGCTGGCCGGGGTGGGCCTGGCCGTCCTCGGATTGGGTGGCGCCGTCCTCGCCGGGGCCAAGACCAGCCCGTTCTCCGTGGTCTTCTCGATCGTCGGCTTCATCGCCGTCGCACTCATCCTGCAGTATCTGGCCAGCCATCCCGAGTCGTTGCAGTCCACCGGCATCCGGGTCCTGGGCTGGATCAACCAGGTTCGGAGCAAGCCCGACGATCACGGTGTCGACAAACTGATCGAAACCCTCGAGCAGCTGCGTGCCGTCCAGCTCACCAAGCGCGATACGTCCGTCGCCTTCGGCTGGAGTCTGTTCAACTGGGTCGCCGACGTCGGCTGTCTGATGTTCGCGTGCTGGGCCGTCGGCGCACATCCGAGCATCTCGGGACTGATGGTCGCCTACGCCGCGGGCAAGGCCGTCGGCACGGCGGTTCCGCTGCTGCCCGGCGGCATCGGCGTCGTCGACGCAGTGCTCGTTCCCGCGCTGACCAGCTCCGGCATGCCGCTGGCCGACGCGGTGACCGCGGTTCTGGTCTACCGCATGATCAGCTATGTCCTCATCGCCGCGATCGGCTGGGTGGTGGTCGGCTTCATGTTCCGCAATCGGATCAAGACCGGGGAGACGCTCGAAGAGGAGATCACCCGCGACGAGGTGGCCGAGGGTATCGACCAACCTCCTCAACCCGGTCCCGGCCCCGTCGAGCCACCGAATCCACCGGATCCACCCGACCCGCCGAAGTCGACCGATCGAACGAACGACGACCACTGAGCGCGATCCTGAGATGACCTGACCGACCGCGAGACGCTACCGTAATCCACCATGGCGAGTTCGGACACAGTTGAGCGAACCGTCGCCCCCATGCGCGGGGTGGCCTCGGCACCCGCCGCGGGCGTCATCGACGCGGTGGTCATCACGGTGTTCGCTCTGATCGGACGTGCCAGCCACGAGGAGGCGTTCTCGCCGATCGGCATCATGCAGACGGTGTGGCCGTTCCTGGTCGGCTGCGCGGCGGGCTGGTCGATCACCTACGTGTACTCGCACGTCCGCTCGAGCGACTGGTTCGGTCATGACTTCCGCCCGGACCGGATGGTTCCGGTGGGTTTGGTGATCTGGTTCTGCACGGTCACCGTCGGGATGGTCGTGCGCTACATCCTCCACCAGGGCGTCGAGCTCAGCTTCATCATCGTGGCGGCATCGTTCCTTGGCCTGTTCTTGCTGGGCTGGCGGGCGGCCTTCGCCGCTCTCGCGCGCCGGGCGCAGGCCCGCGACTGATCCAGGCTCACCTGATGGTGAAGTACTTCTGCGCGACCTGCAGCGCCGCGGTGCCCGACTTCGGGCCCTCGGTGTAGACGACGATGACCTTTCCACCCTGGATTCCGACGAACCAGCCGGGCCCCTGCGGACCGTTGGTGCCGACGAGAGCGCGCAGGCCGGGTGCCCGGGTCAGGTCACTGGCGTCACCGGTACGGGCGGTGGCGGCCATCGCCCGGCGGACGTCGTTGATCAGCGCCGGATCGATGTCGCCCAGCGATCCGCTGACGACCTTGGTGGGCACACCCTTGATCACATACGGCGCGACCGAGCTGAATTGACCGGCCCCTCCGCGGGCGAGGGCGACGCCGAGCGCGGCCATGTTCATCATCGACGCGCTGCTCTGACCGGGCCGGAAGTCGACGGTGGTGACACCGGGCTGGCCCGGGGTGGGGGCGCTGGCACCCGGCACGGTGAACTGGACGCCGAGCCCGAGGCGGTCGAGGGTCGCATCCGCCGTCGCCTGGTTGTCGCGCGCCGCGCGGGACACCGCCTCGAACACCGGGTTGAGCGTGGTGCCCACCGGATAGGTCGCATCGACGTTGATGTTGCGCTGCGCCGCGTAGGTGTTCTGCGCCATCGCCAGGATCGCGCCGCTGGCGGCGTCGAGAGCCAGGATGGTGGCGGGTTGGCCCACCTCGACCGCGGCGTCGCCAAGGGTCAGCTGCAGACCCTGATCGACCGTCGTGAAGACGCTGGGTCCAGCCGGGCCCTGGTCGCCGACGAGTTTGCGGGGTTGCAGACCCGGCCCGACCATCTGCACCTGCCAGCCGGCGGTGGCGTCGCGGATGGCCTGCCAGTAGTTGGTCAGACCGGATTCGAGCGGCGACATCAGCCGACGATCGGCCATCACCAGAGCACCCGAGCGGCGGACGGTGACCCCGGCGACCCGAGCCGGATCACCGGCGAGGACCTCCATGTCGGTGTCCCGAAGGGTGACCGCGGTGATCGCACGTCCGTTGGCCTCGGCGAGCCGGCCGTTGATCACATCGGAGGTGATCAGCGGCGCGATCGGGGCGATGGTCCGAGCCAGCGCGCGGGCCGAGTTGGCGGTATCCGGGGTGCGGGCCGGGTCGAGGATGATGTCGTTGACCGGCTGCAGGTACATGAACACCTTGCCGGTGCGACTGCGGACCGAGGGGGCGGGCGTCGCGTCGGTGCGGACCTCGCGGAGCATGCCACCGACGGGCAGACCGGGGTAGATGATCGACGGCTCCCAGGTCACCTTCCACCCGGTCGACAGGTGGCGCGCGGTGCCGTTGCTGGTGGTCTCGAAGGTGCGACCCTTGTCCCAGCTCCAGGTGTACTTCAGCGCGAAAGACGCAGTGCCGTCGCTGTATTCGACGGGATCATGAACCTCGGCGAGCACGCTGCGGGCACCCATCGCCTGCAATGTCGCGGTGAGCGCATCCCCGGCCTGGCCGGGCGCGGTGGTGAACTGCGCGGCGCCACCGGCGTCCTGCTTGCTCAGTGCGGACGCAAAACCCTTCATCGCTGCGGCGGCACCGGTGTCGTCGGAGCCCGTGATGCCACACGAGGCGAGGACGAGGACGGCGACGACCGCGGCACAAGCCGCGACAAGCGCGCGCTTGACCCAATTCTTCATGTTCACAATTTTCACTCTTGTCACACGCAATAGCGATCCCATGAGCTTCCATTCGGGGATCCGAGCGGTCACGATCGGGTCTCGTGGTCGGGTAGAAGGTCCCACGCCCATAATCGGGGCATGGGAATCAGCGTGATCAGAGCCTCCGAACGTGCGGCGACGACGACCGACTGGCTGACGTCCCGGCATAGCTTCTCCTTCGGAGATCACTACGACCCATACAATACCCACCACGGGTCCTTACTGGCCAGTAATGATGAGATCGTTACCCCCGGGAGCGGCTTCGACTTCCACGCCCATCAGGAGTCCGAGATCGTCACCTGGGTGGTCTCCGGAACGCTCGTCCATCGCGATTCGGACGGGCGTTCCGGCGTCGTCCACCCCGGCCTGGCCCAGCGCATGAGTGCAGGATCTGGAATCCAACATTCAGAACGGAACGATACCTGGCCTGATCTGCCCGGCTCGGGTGAGGCCCCGGTTCGCTACATCCAGATGTGGGTGGCACCCGATGTGCACGGCCTCACCCCGTCCTATGAGCAGGCCGACGTCTCCGCCGCGCTCGCGACGGGCGAACTCGTCGCCGTCGCATCCGGCGTTCCGGGCCTCGACGCCGCGGTCCACATCCACAACGCGGGCGCGACGCTCTACGCCGCGCGGTTGCCGGCGGGCACGACGGTGGCGGTGCCGGCGGCCCGGTGGACACATCTGTTCATCGTCGCGGGGGACGTCCGCGTCGGGACGTCGCCCCTCCACACCGGCGACGCGCTGCGTGCCACCGAGACCCCGATCGGCAACGTCACCGCGGAGCGCGACGCGGAAATCCTGATCTGGACCATGCAGACCGACCTGATGGTGGCGCTGTCCTCCTGACACCGCATCGACCGTGCTACCGAACACGTTCACCGTGCGGCCGGTCAGCGGTTCACGGCGTGCAGATTCTTCGCCGTCGGGGACTTCTCGACGGCGTCCGGATCGGGATAGGTGCGCAGCAACCGATCCGCGGTCCCCGAGGTGGTGACGGTGAACCAGTAGTGCTCGTTGCGATAGTGATGGAACCGGTGATTGCGCCAGACTGCCCGGTACACACGGGTTTTCGGGGTGTAGTCGGTGTGGATCAGGTAGTGCGTCCACTCGTAGACGATGCCCAGCAGGCCGAGAACGATCAGGAAGGTCAGTCCGCGTTCGACGCTGCCGAGCAGCGGCACCAGAACCAGGCCGACGATCAGCGCTGCGGCCAGCACCCCGATGAGCGCCCGCCAGGGAATGAAGACCAGCGGGATGTCGCGCGGATCATGGTGGTGCTCACGGTGTGTGCGCGCCAGCAGGGTGTCGAGCGTGACCGGTCCCACCCGCCGGGGCCGCCAGTGCAGGATGAACACGTGGATCAGCCACTCGGCCAGCGGGAACACCGCGATCATGACGATCGGCACCAGCAGGTCGGCGAGTCCCCAGTCCCCGATCCACACCCGTGCGATCACCGACGCGACCAGCAGCGCCGAGATCATCCACGGCGACGGATGGTGCACGAACTCACCGAACGCCGACGTCAGACTGACGGTGCGACGGCCACGCAGCCGACGTTCCGCCACGGCGACCCGCCGCCGCGCCTGGGCATCGATCCCGTCGGATGCCGATTCGACGTCGCTCATCCGTCTCGCTCCTCGGGGTCGTCGGCGATCAGCGCAGCACACATCTCGAGCAGTGCATCGGTGGC is part of the Gordonia bronchialis DSM 43247 genome and encodes:
- a CDS encoding lysylphosphatidylglycerol synthase transmembrane domain-containing protein, which produces MSSEGAAPRSAPARPRFWWVRWTLLGIIVAVLAVEVYLIWPRLEETWWRIDELKWQWIIACIVAALLSMDSFAQVQRALLRSAGVKVRQWQSLSLILAANSVSQTMPGGQVLAPAFTYRETRKWGATPVVASWQVVMSGLLAGVGLAVLGLGGAVLAGAKTSPFSVVFSIVGFIAVALILQYLASHPESLQSTGIRVLGWINQVRSKPDDHGVDKLIETLEQLRAVQLTKRDTSVAFGWSLFNWVADVGCLMFACWAVGAHPSISGLMVAYAAGKAVGTAVPLLPGGIGVVDAVLVPALTSSGMPLADAVTAVLVYRMISYVLIAAIGWVVVGFMFRNRIKTGETLEEEITRDEVAEGIDQPPQPGPGPVEPPNPPDPPDPPKSTDRTNDDH
- a CDS encoding DUF3054 domain-containing protein; translated protein: MASSDTVERTVAPMRGVASAPAAGVIDAVVITVFALIGRASHEEAFSPIGIMQTVWPFLVGCAAGWSITYVYSHVRSSDWFGHDFRPDRMVPVGLVIWFCTVTVGMVVRYILHQGVELSFIIVAASFLGLFLLGWRAAFAALARRAQARD
- a CDS encoding NTF2-like N-terminal transpeptidase domain-containing protein, coding for MKNWVKRALVAACAAVVAVLVLASCGITGSDDTGAAAAMKGFASALSKQDAGGAAQFTTAPGQAGDALTATLQAMGARSVLAEVHDPVEYSDGTASFALKYTWSWDKGRTFETTSNGTARHLSTGWKVTWEPSIIYPGLPVGGMLREVRTDATPAPSVRSRTGKVFMYLQPVNDIILDPARTPDTANSARALARTIAPIAPLITSDVINGRLAEANGRAITAVTLRDTDMEVLAGDPARVAGVTVRRSGALVMADRRLMSPLESGLTNYWQAIRDATAGWQVQMVGPGLQPRKLVGDQGPAGPSVFTTVDQGLQLTLGDAAVEVGQPATILALDAASGAILAMAQNTYAAQRNINVDATYPVGTTLNPVFEAVSRAARDNQATADATLDRLGLGVQFTVPGASAPTPGQPGVTTVDFRPGQSSASMMNMAALGVALARGGAGQFSSVAPYVIKGVPTKVVSGSLGDIDPALINDVRRAMAATARTGDASDLTRAPGLRALVGTNGPQGPGWFVGIQGGKVIVVYTEGPKSGTAALQVAQKYFTIR
- a CDS encoding pirin family protein, coding for MGISVIRASERAATTTDWLTSRHSFSFGDHYDPYNTHHGSLLASNDEIVTPGSGFDFHAHQESEIVTWVVSGTLVHRDSDGRSGVVHPGLAQRMSAGSGIQHSERNDTWPDLPGSGEAPVRYIQMWVAPDVHGLTPSYEQADVSAALATGELVAVASGVPGLDAAVHIHNAGATLYAARLPAGTTVAVPAARWTHLFIVAGDVRVGTSPLHTGDALRATETPIGNVTAERDAEILIWTMQTDLMVALSS
- a CDS encoding sterol desaturase family protein, coding for MSDVESASDGIDAQARRRVAVAERRLRGRRTVSLTSAFGEFVHHPSPWMISALLVASVIARVWIGDWGLADLLVPIVMIAVFPLAEWLIHVFILHWRPRRVGPVTLDTLLARTHREHHHDPRDIPLVFIPWRALIGVLAAALIVGLVLVPLLGSVERGLTFLIVLGLLGIVYEWTHYLIHTDYTPKTRVYRAVWRNHRFHHYRNEHYWFTVTTSGTADRLLRTYPDPDAVEKSPTAKNLHAVNR